In Oryza brachyantha chromosome 2, ObraRS2, whole genome shotgun sequence, a single window of DNA contains:
- the LOC102700690 gene encoding outer mitochondrial transmembrane helix translocase has protein sequence MAMLLRRRLPVVRLLRSLQTEAAVSTTSAPPPPPLPLQNRPAAAAAAPSVALGSRSGFLSGVPRAEARDASASTKAAFLAAGAVAALASLPAAYADADEGVVDPAVSSDAATGEDLAHRERKRIMELIQSLGMPRGSYPQYDVAVKGQKVVVKFNLPSTCNLSHLIVDLVTHIGLEAELSGGGSEMLLRAWNSAAARQITLNPHKKTANNGDDNEDDLCVLIFEPLVGSEYSEIEFIKRGRFSLNELEALISVLRFVGQKDVKKSSVKGNKSYTTGKGNGQRSKHVPSMEKIISDLEGMGVRVYGFDETSSVPMDGNGTVMWENIAGYEAQKREIEDTILLALQRPEVYDEIANATHCKFETNRPRAVLFEGPPGTGKTSTARVIAKQAGVPLLYVPLEIIMSKYYGESERLLGSVFSLANDLPDGGIIFLDEVDSFASARDSDMHEVTRRILSVILRQIDGFEQDRHVVVIAATNRKEDLDPALISRFDSIICFDLPDQQTRAEIAAQYAKHLTKSELIQFSLATEEMSGRDIRDICQQAERHWASKLIRGQVPKNEKGELSLPPLNEYVACSEQRRRSLPDRTRQISQSPPLKLA, from the exons ATGGCTAtgcttctccgccgccgcctcccggtGGTCCGCCTCCTCCGGTCCCTGCAGACCGAGGCGGCGGTTTCCACTACCtccgcgccacctccccctcctcttcctctccagaaccgtcccgccgccgccgccgcggcccctTCCGTCGCGCTGGGATCACGTTCAGGGTTTTTGAGTGGAGTGCCACGCGCCGAAGCGCGTGATGCTTCGGCGTCCACCAAGGccgccttcctcgccgccggtgcggTCGCCGCTCTCGCGTCTCTGCCGGCGGCctacgccgacgccgacgag GGCGTAGTAGACCCGGCTGTGAGCTCTGATGCGGCAACAGGAGAGGATCTGGCCCacagggagaggaagaggataaTGGAGCTCATTCAGAGCCTAGGGATGCCACGAGGGTCTTACCCGCAGTATGATGTGGCTGTGAAGGGCCAGAAG GTGGTcgttaaatttaatttacctTCAACTTGTAACTTATCGCATCTTATTGTTGATCTTGTAACACATATTGGACTTGAGGCAGAACTAAGTGGTGGCGGCTCTGAGATGCTATTGCGTGCTTGGAACAG TGCAGCTGCACGTCAAATAACATTGAACCCTCACAAGAAGACAGCGAACAATGGAGATGACAATGAAGATGATCTCTGTGTCTTGATATTTGAGCCACTTGTGGGATCTGAATATTCT GAAATTGAATTCATCAAGCGTGGTAGATTCAGTTTGAATGAGCTTGAAGCTTTGATCAGTGTCTTGAGATTTGTTGGCCAGAAAGATGTTAAGAAATCATCAGTGAAAGGCAATAAGTCGTACACAACAGGAAAAGGAAATGGTCAGAGATCCAAGCATGTACCCTCTatggaaaaaattatatctgaTTTAGAGGGTATGGGAGTTAGGGTTTATGGATTTGATGAGACATCAAGTGTTCCGATGGATGGTAATGGTACTGTTATGTGGGAGAACATTGCTGGATATGAAGCTCAGAAAAG GGAGATAGAGGATACTATCCTCTTGGCTTTACAGAGGCCCGAGGTGTATGATGAAATTGCAAATGCTACACATTGCAAATTTGAGACAAATCGACCTCGAGCTGTTCTGTTTGAAGGCCCACCAG GGACTGGTAAGACTTCTACTGCTCGAGTTATTGCCAAACAAGCT GGAGTTCCCCTATTATATGTGCCACTGGAAATCATTATGTCAAAATATTATGGTGAAAGTGAGCGTCTTTTGGGATCTGTATTTTCACTTGCCAATGACCTTCCTGATGGAGGTATAATTTTCCTAGATGAG GTAGACTCTTTTGCTAGTGCTCGAGATAGTGATATGCATGAAGTTACTCGAAGGATATTATCAGTAATTCTGCGGCAG ATTGATGGATTTGAGCAGGATAGACATGTTGTGGTTATTGCTGCAACAAATAGAAAGGAAGACCTTGATCCTGCCCTCATCAG CCGTTTTGAttcaatcatttgttttgacCTACCGGATCAGCAAACCCGTGCAGAAATAGCTGCTCAGTATGCAAAACATTTGACTAAATCTGAATTGATTCAGTTTTCATTGGCCACTGAAGA GATGTCAGGAAGAGATATCAGGGATATTTGCCAGCAAGCAGAAAGACATTGGGCGTCAAAG TTGATAAGGGGACAAGTACCGAAAAATGAGAAGGGAGAGCTGAGTCTTCCTCCTCTCAACGAGTATGTTGCTTGTTCTGAACAACGCAGAAGATCTTTGCCGGATAGAACAAGACAGATATCACAATCCCCTCCTTTGAAGTTAGCTTGA
- the LOC102717406 gene encoding GDSL esterase/lipase At2g04570-like: MMRLTLVILAAVLVTGGVHISAAAAAATAGKREEVHLVPAVYVFGDSTVDVGNNQYLPGNSPLHLPYGIDFPHSRPTGRFSNGYNVADFIAKLVGFKRSPPAYLSLTPQTSRQLMRGFRGANYASGGSGILDTTGTTVITLRKQIEYFAATKSKMMANGGGNSSPAVDDLLSKSLFLISDGGNDLFAFLRQNNNRTASQVPSFYADLLSNYTRHVQALYGLGARRFGIIDVPPIGCVPSVRATSPAGAARCVNGANDLARGFNDALRSTMAGLASSGALPGMSYSVGSSYNVVDYLTANPAAAGLRVVNSACCGGGRLNAQTGCGAPNSTCCRNRNEYLFWDGVHGTQTTSRKGAVAIYSAPVQMGFASPINFKQLVSS, translated from the exons ATGATGAGGCTGACACTGGTGATACTGGCAGCAGTTCTTGTCACCGGCGGTGTGCAtatctcggcggcggcggcggcggccaccgccgggAAGAGGGAGGAGGTGCACCTAGTGCCGGCGGTGTACGTGTTCGGCGACTCGACGGTGGACGTGGGGAACAACCAGTACCTGCCGGGGAACTCGCCGCTGCATCTCCCCTACGGCATCGACTTCCCGCACTCGAGGCCCACCGGAAGGTTCAGCAATGGCTACAACGTCGCCGACTTCATCG CAAAACTTGTGGGTTTTAAGAGGAGCCCGCCGGCTTACCTGTCGTTGACGCCACAGACGAGCCGTCAGCTCATGCGAGGCTTCCGCGGTGCAAACTACGCTTCTGGAGGATCCGGCATTCTCGATACCACG GGGACAACCGTCATCACACTGAGAAAGCAAATCGAGTACTTCGCGGCCACCAAGTCAAAGATgatggcgaacggcggcggcaacagcTCGCCGGCGGTCGATGATCTGCTGTCCAAGTCCCTCTTCCTCAtcagcgacggcggcaacgaccTGTTCGCGTTCCTGAGGCAGAACAACAACCGGACGGCGAGCCAGGTGCCGTCCTTCTACGCCGATCTGCTGTCCAACTACACGCGGCACGTCCAGGCGCTGTACGGCCTGGGGGCGAGGCGGTTCGGCATCATCGACGTGCCGCCCATCGGGTGCGTGCCGTCGGTGCGGgccacctcgccggccggcgccgccaggTGCGTCAACGGCGCCAACGACCTCGCCAGGGGGTTCAACGACGCGCTCAGGTCGACGATGGCCGGGCTCGCCAGCTCCGGGGCGCTGCCGGGGATGAGCTACTCCGTCGGCAGCTCGTACAACGTGGTGGACTACCTCACGGCGAACCCGGCGGCCGCGGGGTTAAGGGTGGTGAACAGCgcgtgctgcggcggcggccggctcaACGCGCAGACCGGGTGCGGGGCGCCCAACTCCACCTGCTGCCGCAACCGCAACGAGTACCTCTTCTGGGACGGGGTGCACGGGACGCAGACCACCTCCAGGAAGGGCGCCGTCGCCATCTACTCCGCCCCGGTGCAGATGGGCTTCGCCTCGCCCATCAATTTCAAGCAGCTTGTTTCTTCTTGA
- the LOC102700411 gene encoding TORTIFOLIA1-like protein 3, translating into MGTAGRGRGGEPLKLRVNRCLLKLSDRDTEAMAAAELEAIARALAADELGAFVSAVSDARPTDKTPLRRHALRALALVAAAHPRDAVAPLVPRILTAALRRVRDQDSSVRAALVDTARAAAAASASASPALRPLTDALLHEQDQCAQMAAALATAAAVEASAPTADLASYIHKLQPRLLKLLRSNAFKAKPALISLIGVSASAAGAAEVTSSVPCLRDTIASDDWAARKAAAEALAALALEHKDLLVSYKSSCIAMFEARRFDKVKIVRDSMNRMIEAWKEIPDAEEDECSSGAPTASQSQRRSSHAGSASDGRYPVASATRRNSFPASRSPPPDASPSVNKRHNSSSARNKKQSPTSNRKASQAKNRDYKVDIVVTPDATPIKVVTEEKLLKGGNVRSRLEARRMLFQDGDDRATKVAGLKAGSRVVPYEESGNMEEISEIGGSERFPSGYKDEGLSEIRSQLLQIENQQSSLLDLIQKFMGKSENGMNSLETRVHGLEMALDEISRDLAASSGRTSNSEAHVNSCCILNPKFWRRHDAGRFSVSDGRNSSEGSRTSYKWERQKFGLQGGFVTNPLAEPNNSSAARTVTGQEGRRRNLTLSKSRMG; encoded by the exons ATGGGCACCGCGGggcgggggcgcggcggcgagccgctgAAGCTGCGGGTGAACCGGTGCCTCCTCAAGCTGTCCGACCGCGACACggaggccatggcggcggccgagctGGAGGCCATCGCGCGGGCGCTGGCCGCGGACGAGCTCGGGGCCTTCGTGTCGGCGGTGTCCGACGCGCGCCCCACGGATAAGAccccgctccgccgccacgcgctCCGGGCcctcgcgctcgtcgccgcggcgCACCCGCGCGACGCCGTGGCGCCGCTCGTCCCGCGCATCCTCACGGCCGCGCTCCGGCGCGTCCGGGACCAGGATTCCTCCGtgcgcgccgcgctcgtcgacaccgcccgcgcggcggcggccgcctccgcctccgcgtcccCGGCGCTCCGCCCCCTCACCGACGCGCTTCTCCACGAGCAGGATCAGTGCGCGCAGATGGCGGCCGCGctcgccacggccgccgccgttgagGCCTCGGCCCCCACCGCCGACCTCGCGTCCTACATCCACAAGCTCCAACCCCGCCTCCTCAAGCTCCTCCGCAGCAATGCCTTTAAAGCCAAGCCAGCACTCATCTCTCTCATCGGCGTCTCTGCATCCGCGGCCGGTGCCGCCGAAGTTACCTCCTCTGTCCCGTGCCTCCGCGACACAATCGCCAGTGACGACTGGGCGGCGAGAAAGGCCGCGGCCGAGGCTCTTGCTGCATTGGCCTTAGAACACAAAGATCTTCTCGTCAGCTACAAATCTTCTTGCATCGCCATGTTCGAGGCCAGGAGGTTTGACAAG GTCAAGATTGTACGAGATTCGATGAACAGGATGATCGAGGCGTGGAAGGAGATCCCGGACGCTGAAGAGGACGAATGTTCGTCCGGTGCGCCAACTGCATCACAGTCACAACGACGATCTTCTCATGCAG GGAGTGCAAGTGATGGGCGATATCCAGTTGCATCAGCGACCAGGAGGAACAGTTTCCCTGCAAGCAGGTCGCCTCCTCCTGATGCCTCACCCAGTGTCAACAAAAGGCATAACTCTTCATCCGCCAGAAACAAGAAGCAATCACCAACATCAAATCGCAAGGCGAGCCAAGCTAAGAACCGGGATTACAAGGTTGACATTGTTGTTACACCGGATGCCACCCCGATCAAAGTGGTGACGGAGGAGAAGCTTCTGAAAGGAGGAAATGTGAGATCAAGACTGGAAGCAAGGAGGATGCTTTTCCAGGATGGCGATGACAGAGCGACCAAGGTGGCTGGACTGAAGGCAGGATCACGAGTTGTTCCATATGAGGAGAGTGGTAACATGGAAGAAATTTCCGAGATTGGTGGATCAGAGAGGTTTCCGTCAGGTTACAAAGACGAGGGCTTGTCAGAGATTCGGTCTCAGCTGCTTCAGATCGAAAATCAGCAGAGCAGTTTACTAGATCTTATCCAG AAATTTATGGGGAAATCTGAGAATGGCATGAATTCCTTGGAGACAAGAGTCCATGGACTGGAGATGGCGTTGGATGAAATCTCTCGTGATCTAGCTGCCTCGTCAGGAAGGACGTCAAACAGTGAAGCACATGTCAACTCCTGCTGCATTCTGAACCCAAAATTCTGGAGGCGCCATGACGCTGGTAGATTTTCTGTCTCTGATGGTCGAAACAGTTCAGAGGGGAGCAGAACTTCTTACAAATGGGAAAGGCAGAAGTTTGGGCTTCAGGGTGGTTTTGTCACCAACCCGTTAGCTGAGCCGAACAATTCATCTGCTGCAAGAACGGTGACTGGTCAAGAAGGCAGGAGAAGGAATTTGACTTTATCAAAGTCAAG GATGGGTTAG